The proteins below are encoded in one region of Belonocnema kinseyi isolate 2016_QV_RU_SX_M_011 chromosome 5, B_treatae_v1, whole genome shotgun sequence:
- the LOC117172450 gene encoding uncharacterized protein LOC117172450 produces the protein MKIHIGVPLLTLAIFFSFIELSSQYNSTALQPGSIELPDKLGLWFKVATKEKKKAIKDGKNRVQPGLLDGQIQVCVLEVTTNFQNWVRKLMILNTQYKVDTKKSYLWTDDDTARYGLKFDKILETQ, from the exons ATGAAGATCCATATTGGTGTTCCTCTCCTCACTCTAGCGATTTTCTTCAGtttcattg aattaagttcacaataCAATAGCACAGCTCTTCAGCCTGGCTCTATTGAACTTCCAGATAAGCTGGGCCTCTGGTTCAAAGTAgcgactaaagaaaaaaaaaaagcgATTAAAGATGGGAAAAATCGAGTCCAGCCTGGACTACTAGATGGGCAAATACAGGTTTGCGTATTAGAAgtaacaactaattttcaaaactgGGTGCGTAAATTAATGATATTGAATACACAATATAAAGTGGACACTAAGAAGTCATATCTGTGGACTGATGATGACACAGCCAGGTATGGTCTTAAATTTGACAAAATCCTTGAAACGCAGTAA